The genomic window ATTGGACAGTGTAATCATCATGTGTTGAAGTTAAATTTCTATTTCctgcagttttttaaaaataaaatttctctttttctttggttttctgaaaTTCCAGTATGATGTTTATAGACACAAACATCTCTGTAACGTTTCCTTTTAGATTTACAGCAATCTCTTAGATTTGCTTGCTGATGTTTCATTAATTCTAGAAATCCCCAgtctttattttttcagattCTGTCCTGGTTAAAATTTGCTCATCTGtcttgctggacagtggtggtgcacacctttaactttATCTGATggaagtagatctctgagttcaaggctagcctggtctatagaacaagttccaggatggccaggtctttacagagaaactctgtcctaaagagagagagagagagagagagagagagagagagagagagagagagagagagagagagagagagaggaaaaagaaaacctcatcTCTCCCTTTGTATGTCTGTTAAAACTTTTACTCTGTCCcgtgtttactttttctttttttgttgaagttcttaaaatgtgtagcccaggctgacctcgaacttgtgcccctcctgcctctgcctccttagacAATCCAAccagtgtgtaccaccacagctgGCATGCCTGCCTGTGTTATTATCATCTTCTCTTGTATTTTCATTGCATTAACTTTTTGAGTTACATAATTTATGATTGTATTTGAATATCTTTTTtgtgaataaatattttgttgTGATTTTATTGCCTTATTctgtttcaaaattttatttttgattaatgtGTTTTACATACGGAAGCTTAATTTTGTTCTTATCAAATATGTCATATTAGTGttggcatgtctgtctgcatgtggacatgtgcacgacagaggtcagaagagggagtcagttTCCTGGGAGCCAGAGTTACAGTTGAGCAGCCAGAGATGGGTGGTGGGCATGGAATTCCTATTCATAATGCCTGAGccaatctctctagcccccatctATCATATTTCACAGATTTTTTGTTACCCACACATTTTCACGtttaaattctatttcaattaacaTGCTTAGTGTATTGTAGATTGCCTCATGATATTAATTTTACATTCTTTTAAGTTATTTCAGCATTGTTTTTTCCTCCTGGCTCTCATTCTTGGCTTCATGTTTCCTAGGGTATGCAGAGTATTAAAAATACCAAGCAATAGGGTGAGCAATCTATGCTTAGGGAATAATTTATTTTCCCTATTTACCTGCATTTGATGTTATCGGTACCTAACATTACTGCTACAGTGATAGCTAATTAAACTTAAGGCTAAAAAGTCAAGTTCAAGGCTAAAATTCCACACAAGGGCTGGTGCATTTCCAGTTTGCTCTTATCTCACAAATGTTGCTCTTAAGGAACCATACTGACTAATAGGAGGGGCTACTGTAAATGGCTCAGTTTGTTAGAGTTTGGTTTCAGTTGTATAAACCATTGACATGAAGGCTTGAATTTCCCAAGAGTCTACATGGTCCCAGGAAAATAGACACTTTGTAATTATCTCTTTCTCTACATTTCAACAATAAATTTGAGCGGATATATACTAgtgtcttttttggggggggttcaagacaggcttccctgtgtagttctggctgtcctggaactaattcttaccaggctggcttcacactcacagagatctgcctgcccctgcctccctagtgttgggattaaaggtgtgcaccaccactgtccagggTATATACAAGTGTCTTAATAGCTAATTGTTTCCTGTGAATGCAGACGCTAACATAATGTTAGCCATATATCCACACTACATAGTAGTTATTAGCAGCTCCTCCACTGAATTGTACATCTACAGATTTGAGaccttataatttaaaatataaacaggCATTTATCAATTAtaaatacagatttattttttatggctACCTGAGGGAGACCACAAagtattaataatattttaaagttgctttttttgTGCATGCCAAAAATTGAGCATCCAAAGTGCACACATACCCATATTTACTCTTTTCTCTAGGAGCTGAGAGTGAAGCCAAGGTTTTGTACCACCTGCTGGGCCCACACAACTAGACATTGTACTTCACAGTTCATTTTTTAAGATCATAGGGAGTCCTTTAGAAATAGAGTCTCAGTCTGTTGGCACTACATAGCATGGTTGTTCTGCCATGTCATGTCCATAGCATGTCATAAGTCCTGCCAACTTATGACAGACTCTTACCTCAGAGCCTCAGGTGTGAGGATTCCAATCCTAATTTTCCATTCTGCTTCTTTGTAATTTTTGAGAATGTGTCTCAcggagctcaggctggcttcacactccAGGCTCTTAAGTGCCTCAATTATAAACATATGCCGGTATATCAGGCtcagtttccttctttatttatttttttaaggaaaattctTACTGTGTAGCTTAAAACAATCTTGAATTGATTATTCTCCACCCCCAGTTGCTTGAGTTACAGATTTGTTCTTCCCTATTAGGCTTATATTACTTCTATTAATGGTTAGGAAAAGTTAGATAAATCTAAGTCATTTTAACAGTTTAAAACCTTAatttcaggagacagaaagatagctcagaagttaagaggacccaaattcaatccTCAGGACCAATTTGGAAGTTTGCAACTGTCTATTATTCCATTTGTAGGGGATCAGACATTCTCACtgagacagacatacatacaggcaaaataccaattcacacaaaataaaaaataaattacattaaaaatatttaattaccaggaaggttttttctttaatttatttattgtgtatacagtgttctgcctgcatgtatgcctgcaggccggaagagggcaccagatcttattaccaatggttgtgagccaccatgtggttgctgggaattgaagtcaggacctctgagccatctctccagtcctcctagGAAGTTTTTATACTGTTTTCTTCTGGTAAAAGACTACTTTACTTAGAATAAGATTATGAACTTATTATCTGCTTTATCAATAAATGATAAAGAGTACCATGAATTTTAACCAAGCAAACGtgtatttaaaaacaagcaacaataacaacaacaacaaaaaaacaagcaacagcaGTATCAAGACCTAGAATATTTTGAGAATTAGAAGAAGCGATtagaaaatagataaagaaaaattacttCAACAATCAGTATTTAATGCAGGGCACATGGACAGAAATCAGTTCATGAAAACATGAGTACACAAAGTCCTCCATGACTGGATACAGAGGGGcagcatttaaaaaatcttttatgaTAAAGTAATCTGACAAAGAATACTAATAGTTCAATATAATTTCTACCCAGATACAGCAGCATTTAATATCCCTGCTTGCTGGATTTTATTGTATATTGGAATAACTCCCTTATGTGATGGCATTTGCCCCTTTTTAgttccctcctccacttcctccctcGCGTTCTTTGTTATAGATCCATCCAGAACTGCCTGCCTTGGACCCAACCAGGCACAGTAACCACCAGCTCAACACATTTACTCTCAATACTTCAGtaagcatttccatttctgtGTCTTGCTTAACAAACCATAGAACCGTTAACATAAAACTccgacaaaataaacaaaaagtgaaGATTGTTTCTATACATCCTAAACCCCGTAACGATTTTTAAAGCAACTGTGAGAGATACATGTGAAATGAAAACGCATGCAACATCAATAAAATCCTAAAATCCATTGCAGATTAAGAAAAAGAATCACCTGCAATTTGACAATGAAGGTAAAATATTCAGAGTTTAAAGGAGATTTTATTGGATATTAAACCCAAGACTATTCCGAAAGTTCTCCTTTTCCTGCATATTAGAACCAGCATCGTGGAGTTGAAGACTGGGGATGGCTGGCTTCAGGAATTTGAACTCATTAGTCCCAGTACCTCCGGTCAGACATACCTCATACTGGTAGCTCTGGGACAGAGTCCCCGTGCCGCTGATGTCCACCAGATGGCCAGGAAAGTGTCCCTCAGGCACAGAGTAGTCACCCAGAGTGGACGCCCTGGCCCTCCTGCACATCCTCACCCCCACGAACAGAAGCACAGACAAGAGAAAGAGTGAAGACACCGACGCCAAGGCGATAACCAGGTACAGCGTGAGCGCATCCTCGTCCTGGGTGGAGTCGCGCACCACCTCcggtagaggcaggaagggctgAGAGAAGCCATCAACCAGCAGCACCTGCAGAGTGACACTGGCAGACCGCTGAGGATCGCCATTGTCCttgaccagcagcagcagcctgtgcttgggtGCATCGCGCTCACTCAGCAGCCTGGAGGTGCGCACCTCGCCATTGTGAGCCCACACAGTGAACAGTCCAGGCTCCGTGGCCTTCAGCAGCTGGAACGACAACCAGGCATTTTGGCCAGAGTCACTGTCCACTGCCACCACCTTGGTGACCAGGTAGCCGGGTTCTGCCGCTCTGGGCAGCAGCTCAGTGAAGGGCGCAGAGGCGTTCTGCAGCGGGTAGAGCACGAAGGGCGCATTGTCGTTGGCATCCAGCACCAGCACCCGCACCAGCGCCTGGCTACTGAGCGCGGGCGAGCCTTGGTCTGTGGCGCTCACTTGAAACTCGAAGGTCTTCAGGACCTCATAGTCCAGCGCCCTGAGCGCGAACAGCTGCCCATTGTCGGCATTGATGGAGATGAGCGAGGAGAGATCCAGCTGTGGGTCGTGGGTGGGCAGCAGTGAGTAGGTGATGTGGGCATTGGAGCCTGAATCTGAGTCTGTGGCGCTGATGGTGCCTATGTGCAGGGCGGGGCTGTTGTTCTCCTCAACAAAGAGTGTGTAGGAGGTTTGTGTGAAGGCGGGGGCGTTGTCGTTGACATCAGAGACCTGCACTGTTATGGTGTGCTGTGTTGTGAGCCTGGGTGTGCCCAGGTCGGTGACTGTGATGGTGATGTTATACTCAGATCGGCTCTCTCTGTCCAGTGCTTTTTCAGAAAGGAGAGTGAAAAAGTTCTTGAAGGTGGGTTTCAGGATAAATGGAAGGTCGTCCTGAATAGAGCAAAGGATTCTTCCATTGTCCCCAGAATCTTGATCTCGGACACTGAAAAGAGCGACCAGGGTCTCTGAAGCATTCTCTGGAACTGTCTTTGTAATCGATGATATGGTCACTTCCGGTGCGTTGTCGTTTATATCCAATACTTTAACTAAAAGAGTGCATTTTGCTGAAAGACCTCCACCATCTGTTGCTTGAATATTTACAGAGTAGGATTGTATTACTTCAAAATCCAGTAATGATCTCAAGTTGACTTCCCCAGATGTTGGGTTGATTTTAAAGGTTTTTCTAATGCCTTCTGATGCATGCAAAAATGAATATGATATTTTTCCATAATTTCCTATATCTAAATCTGTAGCAGTGATAGCAATAATACTGGAACCAACGGGCGTGTCCTCTGGGACCTGCACCTCATAGAAACTCTGAGCAAACTCAGGAGCATTATCATTGATGTCCATAACCTTTATGAGAACTGATGTTGTCCCAGACCTGGGTGGAGACCCACCATCCAGGGCTGTAAGTGTCAGTCTAAGCTCAGATTCCTCCTCATGATCCAAAGCTCTGTCTAGAACCAGCTCCGGATACATCTTTCCATCACCACTGTCATGAATTTTAACATAGAAATGAGAATTGGGGCTAATGGTGTAGTCCTGGAGACTGTTGCTTCCTACGTCCAGATCTTGTGCGTTCTCAATTAAAAAAGTGGCTCCGATCATTGCACTTTCTGATATTTTAATAGATATTTCCTTGTCCAGGAATGTGGGGGAGTGATCATTTATATCCCTGACATGCAGCTCAGCTCGATAAAACTGTAAAGGGTTTTCCAGTACCACCTGAAAAGGCAGCACGCAGGGCTGGGAGGAGCCACACAGCTCTTCCCGGTCCAGTCTCTCACTCACCAGCATATCTCCGGTCAGCAAATTAAGGTGTAAACGCTTTTTATTATCATCTGACACTACTCTGGCCTCCCTGGAGGACAGCTCCGCTACTCCCAGCCCCAGATCCTTTGCCAGGTTAGCCACAAAAGAGCcaatttctgtttcctctgctaCAGAATAGTGCAAAGATTCAGTACTTGCCCTAGACAATcccagcaaaacaaagaaaaccaagactTGCCTTTTCTGCAGAATCATCATCCTTCTGGTTCCCATAGTTCCTTCAGGCAATCTCTTTTGTTGCAAAAATTAAATTTGGTTCCAATTTTGATAGAGGAATTTCCGATTTTTCTATTGAAAATCCCTTGGCAGCTCTGTCGGTAAAGCTCCTGAAACATCTCCCTTCTCAACAGGATTGGCTGTTCCCTGGTCCTCTGAATAGTGGAGCCCACAGGGCTATGCACTGTTTCATCTTATCCTATAGCGCCACCAAGTGTCTCTGTGaagtttttcatttaatatttatctcCTAAAATTTTGTGAATATAACTGTGTAGATTATTTAAAAGCTAATTTCACAcagactatttttatttttaaatattcattaacTATTTCTAATTAGCAAAGTCTTTTACAAACATAATTACAGTATCGTTATCATAATCGATGTATTTAGGCATAATTTTTGGTTATAACTTATAACTTAGTCTGTTTGGCCTCTTCCAATTTTCTACAAAATGTCTCTTGTTGTTGGCCTGTTTGGATTATAACTGAAACAAAGTCCATATTCTCCATGAAATCATTAGTTCTTAGAatgttcaattaaaaaaagaccTACTAAAGtgccccaaataaataaatgataattatttCAAGGCAATCCTTTAATGGTTACAAATATTTACCTCCTCTCTGGTAAATAATTGTTGGTGTGAGTCCATAATATAATTGGTAACATCActacattttacacacacacacacacacacacacacacacacacacacacacgaatctgGAAAAATACAGAGCATACTACTTTTGTTAGTAATTAACTTAGTTTAAGTCATGGGAGTATTAGACTTCTTAACTTTACACTTAAAATAGCAGGGTGTATGTAGTGGTGCATGcgattaatcccagtactccagaggcagggTCAAGGGGATCTGTAagagtttgaggttagtctggtctacataatgagctccATGCCAGGGAAAGCTATGCAGGGAGACAttgtctgaaaacacacacacacacacacacacacacacacacacacacacacacgaagataTAATGCACATAAGATGATCTTTTTTATAGAACTTGATGGCTAGAAGAATTGATAAGCTAATAATTAAGATATAACAACTCATAGGTAAAGAATAGTAGAAGCATCTAGAAAAGACAAGTAACTATGACCTAGGAGATAGATACTATTTAGGAACATAGATTCTGGATCCAAGATGTCAACATTAGAATCCTGGTACTGTCACTACCTACCTACAGACCTGTACAAACTGTACCTTTGTTTCCCTACCTATTAAAAATAGGATGCTGATAGCTTTACGTCCCAGGATCATTACCATAGAAACTAATGAGTTGGCGTTTTAAAGAAACCACAAAGAACTAACAACTAAATGTTAAGaggataattaaaatatagggAGGCCACTCAGTAGTGGTATGAGTGTGTGGTAGCTTATTGAGACTCTGGTTCAATCTCTCACTCTAAAGCAGTaagattgtaaaaataaaataaatcacaacATAAcctcaaacattttatttgtatggagTATGTAAGGCTTTCCCTTTTTATTAGGCATTGGGAATTATAAGTAATCTAGGGATAATTTAAAGTATATAAGTTGGTGTGTGTAGGGCACGGACAAGTGCTACTCTTGTTGGAAACCAATAGGCATTTGTCAATTTTGTTAGACACAGAACACTATAACCTATGTTCACttacagaaaagaaggaaaataagtaacttcttcaaaacaaaaaaagatctaGATTCAACATAATTCTCTGAAAGGTAAACGGAATTTCAAGTAAGTTAGGAAAAGTGGAACATACTCTCAAGTCAAGAAAAAAGTAAGCATTAAAATTGTCTATTGTATTTAAGGCAGAATTTGTGGATTACCCTGATAGGTGTCTATTAAAACACACCACTCTTTTACATGCACTCACTTGTGTGGTACGGTGGCTTGGATGGGAATGCCTGCCAAGACTCTTATGTTGAACACTTCGTCTCCAGCTGGTGAAGACCGGACAATAGCTAAAGAGCTGGGGCCTGGCTGACCATGGTTTTGATTAAATAGTACACTGGACCAGGAAATGGAGGCCAGATTGCCAGTTAAAAAGATGGTAGCAGTCCTTATAAGTTTAAATGCCCTAATAACACAAGTCCTTTACTTCCAGTACTTCTTGCCAATCAGAAATTAAACTGTTAATTGGCTTTTATTGTTGAGATTTTtcaagaaaattcatttttagaGGTTGTATTTTTTTACAGGTATTTCTAATCAACTTTCCTCCATTGGCTATGGGAAAAGTTTCTTGATTACTTATAATTTATAGGAGTCATCTATTACAAAATTGACCAGCACGGCTTGATTTGAATGCACCGTGTTAAATTTAACTATAACAGAAATATTTGaagattgagaaaaaaatttgGCTTTAGCAAAACATTTTAGAAGATTGATTGGTTACTCATATACAAGCATGAGAGCTCCAGAAAGTTTGGTAACTCTCCACCAGAGCGAGGAAACACAAAATTCCACCCAGAAATATGGAGATATTGATGCTTATGTATCTGGAAAAGCTTGACAAAAGGTCAGTACCTAGACCAGCTGTTTTGTCTGTAGGGTTCTTTTGCCTTGGCAGTTTGAATTTCTCTTCACAATTTCATCATCATGGATAAGAAAAGATCCAGCTTGCTTGGAATCCTAGGTTTCTAGAGCCattctctattcttcaacttggATGAAATAGAGACACCATTGTATGGCACCATTTAAAGTTTACAGTTTATATTTTCAGAATTGTGCAGCTCTTacaattatttctaattttaaatgcTTCATTATCCCCCATATAAATTGCACCCAGTTAGTCTCCGCTCCTACACATTCCCCCAACCTTAGACAACCACCAAAACACTTTCTGTCTCCATAGATTTGTTTGTTCTCATTATTTTGTataaaaaattatagaataagtgatttttaaaaataacagttttTTCATTCAGCATAATATTTTTGAGAGCACTACACCATAACCAGTAGACTGCCAAAGAACATAAAAATTAACaccatatttttgagatttcctATGGTGATGTGCTGactagtttatgtcaacttgacacaggctagagtcattggagaaaagggagcctcagttgagaaaatggttGCTTAAGATAGgtctgtagacaagcctgtagagaattttctcaattagtgattgaagtggtagggcccagcccattgaGGGGAGGGCCACttctgggctggtgatcctggattctataagaaagcatgtTGAACAAGCTTTGGAGAGAAACCCaaagtgttgtgggatatttgaacactgtgtgaagatgcatTGCTATGAtttgtgtaataaaaagctgaatgataAACAGCTAGGTACAAGGTATAGGCAGAAGAACTCTGGCCCAAGAGAAaactttgggaagaagaaaggcagagtcgctagccagagacagagaggaaacaggaggtgtaaaatggaagagaggtaatgtcAGGTGGCAGACGCAGATTAttataaataggttaatttacgtgataagagctagttgagataagcctaagctaaaagccacgctttcataattaataacaagtttCCTTGTCATTATGCCTGGGCTGTCAGTCCTGATGAGAAAGAACTACTACGAcccagtgagcagcactcctccacggcctctgttccagctcctgccctgacttcaatgatgaacagtgatgagGAAGAAAAGCCgtataaaccctttcttccctaagctgctttggtcatagtgtttcatcacagcaataataaccctaaaCGGAGACACtgtttatcatatttcactcatTTTATTGctcattaaaataatttccttaTATGGCAATGCCACATTTGGCTTATCTGTTTATCAGTTGATACCTATTTGggttgcttcatttttttttagtattatgTTCAACACTAATTACGTTATGGATGTTTGTTCATAAGTGGTTTTGCATAGATAGAGATATGTTATTTCTTTTAGATAAGTATATAGGAATTGAATTTCTGAGGAATagaatgtttatatatttaatattttgaagaaCTGACAAGCTGCTTTCCAAAACAatgtatcattttttaaatttacagcaCCACTATTCCATTTTCCCCACATTCTGTCAGCACTCATTATGGTCTTGTCTGGCTTTTTCCCTATAGCCACTCTGGCACCCATGAAGTAactattttcagtatttttacttatgtaataTGTGTATCTTGTCTGGCATGctataattttgttttggttttttgagacagggtacctctgtagctttggtgcctgtcctggaactagctcttgtaggccaggctggcctcgaactcccagagatccgcctgcctctgcctcccgagtgctgggattaaaggcgtgcgccaccaccgcccggctatgctATAATGTTTTAAGTGATCCTCCAACTCTCTCCACTCAGTACCATAATGACAGGAGGTAATCTTAACACTTGATTTGATTTACTGCTCTTCAGCGAGTTCTTGCTGTAAAGGAGCTTTCATTTAAAGGTGAGAGAGCACACTTCAACTTCTACTTCCCAAAGTAGGAACTTAAATTTAACTAGCCTGTATCCACATTTTGACTGGATGCAAAGATTACATAGTTCAATGGACTGATAATGAAATGACTAGCTTCCAAAAAGGATAAACACTGGGTTGTCTTAGATTTTGGAGGGATCTTAATGAACTAAAATTAGTTAACTAATATACAGTGTTAAATATCTTCACGAGGAAGTTAACTCTAGTCTATGGGACTGGAGGCATCATTACTTAGTTCTTCCCCCATTCTTACCGTCATGCCTTActgtctttctcttccatgaTGACCCATTTTCTCACTGCATTTTCCTACTTCTATACATACAGACTACTTTAGGCTTTTTGGAAAACTTCATCTCCCAACCTTTACATTTTTTCCTGTAGTGTTATCCGACCATTAATGGCAAGAACATTATAGGCTGGTCCTTCTCAACACAAGATAAAACTCCCTTCTGTGTtggttgaattttattttttttaaaattagaaccgAAATAGTAATCTCTTGAAACTACACATATATAACACTTTTATACATCCAAAAAAAGTGGTCACCAAACTTTTGGCTGATACTCCTCAGTAGAGTTTGCGACCTACTTGGTGTCTTGTGACCATATCAGAAAGTTTAAGCGATAGAATAATATAGGAAATTTCAAGCTCACAAGTAGACTAAGTACAGAGCacaaaatatttcttccttttagGTTTGAATGTTGGAAAATACACACAGCATAACTTTACATGTGAATCAGCACATGCTTGTTTATTTCAgggagaaaataatcaaaattatatattatCTCACAAGCTCTTTTTCTCCTATCCAAACTACTGTTTGGGTGCCTATGTACACCTGACTTACATTCTGACCTTGTGACATTAGTAAGACATTAGTAAAATGAAGGCCTCATATTCCAGGATTCTGTAAGTGGCCACAGTATTCATGCACCTACCCAGTCACCTTCCTGAACGCATACGGCAGAGTTATTAAGAACATCATCACTGTCCCCGCTTGTTTATTCTGCGCTGTCATTTATCTGGGAACctatcactgagccatccccagaCCCACTATGGGCTCCTTTTCAATGGGCCTAATGGTTGGATCACAGTATAGATTTTCCAATATATCAATATACCGAACAGTAACAAACCTTCAAACATAATCTCTAAACCAGGatggttttaaaataaacttacttGAAAATAGTATCCACAATAGTAAGCCTCAAGAAAAAGCACAAAGAGAGAGTCAAGGAAAGATAATGCCTGAAGGTTTCAACTACTTCTGAAGTGGTCTGTTTATTTCATCAAAGCAAAGCGGAGGTGAAAGTGCAGCTGGGAAAGACAGATGGAGTGGATTTGTGGGGTTTAAGGAAGTAAACTCTTTTACCAGTTAGGATATCCTACAGAACAGGCCACAGTTTAAACATTACCATCTTATTACAAGCACTGATATaaaatgaagagagggagggacatAACTAGATGCAAACATTAGGAGATTTGAAGATCATGCAAATTGGGAGAAATACATATTGTTTTGGGatagttataaaa from Microtus pennsylvanicus isolate mMicPen1 chromosome 4, mMicPen1.hap1, whole genome shotgun sequence includes these protein-coding regions:
- the LOC142847806 gene encoding protocadherin beta-14-like; this encodes MGTRRMMILQKRQVLVFFVLLGLSRASTESLHYSVAEETEIGSFVANLAKDLGLGVAELSSREARVVSDDNKKRLHLNLLTGDMLVSERLDREELCGSSQPCVLPFQVVLENPLQFYRAELHVRDINDHSPTFLDKEISIKISESAMIGATFLIENAQDLDVGSNSLQDYTISPNSHFYVKIHDSGDGKMYPELVLDRALDHEEESELRLTLTALDGGSPPRSGTTSVLIKVMDINDNAPEFAQSFYEVQVPEDTPVGSSIIAITATDLDIGNYGKISYSFLHASEGIRKTFKINPTSGEVNLRSLLDFEVIQSYSVNIQATDGGGLSAKCTLLVKVLDINDNAPEVTISSITKTVPENASETLVALFSVRDQDSGDNGRILCSIQDDLPFILKPTFKNFFTLLSEKALDRESRSEYNITITVTDLGTPRLTTQHTITVQVSDVNDNAPAFTQTSYTLFVEENNSPALHIGTISATDSDSGSNAHITYSLLPTHDPQLDLSSLISINADNGQLFALRALDYEVLKTFEFQVSATDQGSPALSSQALVRVLVLDANDNAPFVLYPLQNASAPFTELLPRAAEPGYLVTKVVAVDSDSGQNAWLSFQLLKATEPGLFTVWAHNGEVRTSRLLSERDAPKHRLLLLVKDNGDPQRSASVTLQVLLVDGFSQPFLPLPEVVRDSTQDEDALTLYLVIALASVSSLFLLSVLLFVGVRMCRRARASTLGDYSVPEGHFPGHLVDISGTGTLSQSYQYEVCLTGGTGTNEFKFLKPAIPSLQLHDAGSNMQEKENFRNSLGFNIQ